Proteins co-encoded in one Setaria viridis chromosome 9, Setaria_viridis_v4.0, whole genome shotgun sequence genomic window:
- the LOC117840854 gene encoding uncharacterized protein: protein MSQFHPTQHAGENDFQMWQQQMMFKQLQEFQRQQQLQQSDHGPRMQPSFGQFHAPAKPLPADQLSTMSNEMTNNEAMNSAWPHNFTTSDPSLTSNSQMLNNGNANWDQMVGAPGVGNFVNGSMFANAQNQSMRPMGLATHQVDQSFYPMHATSSRGSGNQYSQFLGIPADSQGAMARVGPDQSEKTSRPFNSSMNEHGLHLQGASSLMQNFRGKGGFLSNSPMQSQGDNIKAGSPVTMNHLQHGFQTQDFHGRPNQVELQVGLQEKSAVQVGQASGRASLDPTEEKILFGNDEDSNWGALLRGDNDNGNSLDNDNYGGAYSSLQSGSWSALMQEALQSTTSENSPKEEWSGLSFHKPEQIIANNSMSGREENKISGLRGTNLENARPPPASSYAEGTMNNPNLASFQHAIRTPYERRDQMPHESPPSAPVNNHQSASEANNGYFQQSLKQNQSDGRQEQAHIANGIWAHQKSEMVRNNLQSTGAHATPPGTHGFWMSQQNTADHNINRESSNNQNDWKANNALGQDMSSTQNIFNSNENSWKSGGGNSNSVQRLQQRKSDITSAQMPNESSDGKNISMMSSSISMMTQDHYQMITGRSGEQVGMNRNMGHRVPETSDSPGKSADQRPSDFNQEYLNATPNERQAHLLNHGQHVTSDSAPRRHSVFSGKESENLSQSSQQAMASYMLQNRSMGSSGMNIGPSPGNPVSNSLFPPQSHQMRNNMQHHFGTNSHVSNSMPSVNEKMMMAQEQLQSRHGLPNSSSALHFGGTDTGLSQNRAVQNSQHMLQLLHKVDNSRNSNAVADVPNNSLGAVSAQQQLNHPSLQGFGLRLAPPSQRQSNSGNLWSSQTNVDAKQPDHSAPEDDRSQLPSTPSQSLTPPHTNSQSSPFHASETENTGQPIGRFPQLSSGQQYPAADDRSGPAPMLQQPQQGSSATVFKNVWTNISAQRLAGMQANKITPNILQSMMFPNNAAASNLWSSQKADDQGHKTATPSDIATSSANSQNQDSKQAVDSDSGLASSQKANFESTGATVSGGNESLQKPSLDGNFVNTVSSLAQLRQQGIMGAKHGENPGANFQAMNASHSSSNSSGGIVLHGSPAPSNIQQQNYSLLHQMQALRHTDIDPGSSIGKTIRPDVGSDASQIDWKSGQRFAHVANNSTKSSVDNIGSPGVPGSFPSDMKMLSFASRSEERNPNIPSQLPSGERPNHGLVTAQNDNQNQVQPMCTSAASNSVERSERPRINPQMAPSWFGHYGNYRNGQSVAMLNAQKTTALPYNFPKASWNNDNNNSAENRVESVLSVRPGHHLPSTKMDALVPSNVKVSSMMRRPKKRKAMESALVSWHKIIESPQKLRNISTSEMEWAWAANRLIEKDDAETPDDAPLNYLPRKRLILTTQLIQQLLPAIPSAILRAQAVSAFESATYTLSMSTLRDACSMAASSSFNSSSPVDDENNPSEQTTSAKKMEGKVSKAVEVFVGRIRKMENDFVSLNKRASMLDVQLECQDLERISIVNRLGRFHGRNHAAAVEGSSGSEMTRRIFPERHVMSFAVPGNLPEGVYCLSL, encoded by the exons ATGTCACAGTTTCACCCTACTCAGCATGCGGGTGAGAACGATTTTCAGATGTGGCAACAGCAGATGATGTTCAAGCAATTGCAGGAGTTTCAGAGGCAGCAACAACTACAACAGTCTGATCATGGGCCCAGGATGCAGCCCTCTTTTGGACAGTTTCATGCTCCTGCAAAACCATTGCCTGCTGATCAATTGTCGACAATGTCAAATGAAATGACCAACAATGAGGCCATGAATTCTGCATGGCCACATAATTTTACTACCAGTGACCCAAGTTTGACGAGCAACTCTCAAATGTTGAATAATGGTAACGCAAATTGGGATCAGATGGTTGGTGCTCCTGGTGTGGGCAATTTCGTTAATGGTTCAATGTTTGCGAATGCTCAGAATCAATCCATGAGACCAATGGGACTAGCTACCCACCAAGTGGACCAATCTTTTTATCCAATGCATGCCACCAGCAGCAGGGGGTCTGGAAACCAGTATTCCCAGTTTTTAGGGATTCCTGCTGATTCTCAGGGTGCGATGGCAAGGGTAGGTCCAGATCAGTCTGAAAAGACATCTAGGCCATTCAACTCTTCAATGAATGAACATGGTCTTCACCTGCAAGGTGCCTCCAGTTTGATGCAGAATTTTCGTGGAAAAGGGGGTTTCTTAAGTAACAGTCCAATGCAAAGTCAAGGTGATAATATCAAGGCAGGCAGTCCGGTTACGATGAATCATCTACAGCATGGTTTTCAAACCCAAGATTTTCATGGTAGGCCGAACCAAGTTGAGCTTCAAGTGGGTCTGCAAGAGAAATCAGCAGTGCAGGTTGGGCAAGCAAGTGGTAGGGCTAGCCTTGACCCTACTGAGGAGAAAATTTTATTTGGGAACGATGAGGATAGCAACTGGGGAGCTTTGTTGAGGGGTGACAATGATAATGGTAATTCTTTGGACAATGATAACTATGGTGGTGCTTACTCATCTCTACAGAGTGGTAGCTGGAGTGCCCTTATGCAGGAAGCTCTGCAGTCTACAACCAGTGAAAATAGTCCCAAAGAAGAGTGGAGTGGCTTGAGTTTCCATAAACCTGAGCAAATAATTGCGAACAATTCAATGTCAGGCCGTGAAGAGAATAAGATTTCTGGATTAAGAGGCACGAACCTAGAAAATGCACGCCCTCCGCCAGCATCCAGCTATGCTGAGGGAACAATGAATAACCCAAATCTTGCCAGTTTTCAGCATGCCATAAGAACTCCCTACGAGCGAAGGGACCAAATGCCTCATGAATCTCCTCCTAGTGCTCCTGTTAACAATCATCAATCTGCTTCAGAAGCCAACAATGGATACTTTCAGCAGAGCTTAAAACAAAATCAATCAGATGGTAGACAAGAACAGGCGCACATAGCAAATGGAATTTGGGCGCATCAGAAATCTGAAATGGTAAGAAATAATTTGCAGTCAACTGGTGCACATGCTACACCACCTGGCACTCATGGATTTTGGATGTCACAACAAAATACAGCTGATCACAACATCAACAGAGAGTCCAGCAACAACCAAAATGACTGGAAAGCCAACAATGCACTTGGACAAGACATGAGCAGTACCCAAAATATCTTTAATAGCAATGAGAACTCTTGGAAATCAGGTGGAGGTAATTCAAATTCAGTCCAGAGACTTCAGCAGAGGAAGTCTGATATAACCTCTGCACAAATGCCAAATGAAAGTTCAGATGGTAAAAATATTAGCATGATGAGCTCAAGCATTTCAATGATGACTCAGGATCATTATCAGATGATCACTGGTCGGAGTGGTGAGCAAGTCGGAATGAATCGCAATATGGGACATAGGGTTCCAGAGACCTCCGATTCACCAGGAAAAAGTGCAGACCAAAGACCAAGCGATTTCAACCAGGAATATCTAAATGCAACCCCAAACGAAAGGCAAGCACACCTTTTAAACCATGGGCAACACGTAACAAGTGATTCTGCTCCCAGGAGGCATTCTGTCTTTTCTGGAAAGGAATCCGAAAATTTAAGTCAGTCCAGTCAGCAAGCAATGGCATCTTACATGTTGCAGAATCGGTCTATGGGTAGCTCTGGAATGAACATTGGCCCTTCTCCAGGCAATCCAGTGTCAAATAGTCTGTTTCCACCTCAGTCACATCAGATGCGGAATAACATGCAGCATCATTTTGGCACAAACTCCCATGTTTCCAATAGTATGCCTTCAGTAAATGAG aaaatgatgATGGCACAAGAGCAACTTCAATCTCGACATGGTCTCCCTAACAGCTCCAGTGCATTGCATTTTGGAGGAACTGATACCGGTCTGTCTCAGAATAGAGCAGTTCAAAACAG CCAACATATGCTTCAGCTTCTTCATAAAGTGGACAACTCAAGAAACAGCAATGCGGTTGCTGATGTGCCCAACAATTCTCTCGGCGCTGTTTCTGCCCAGCAGCAACTTAACCATCCTTCTTTGCAAGGATTTGGGTTGAGATTGGCACCACCATCCCAACGGCAATCAAATTCAGGTAACTTATGGTCTAGTCAGACTAATGTTGATGCCAAGCAACCTGACCACTCGGCACCAGAGGATGACCGGTCACAGCTGCCTTCCACCCCTAGCCAGTCTTTGACGCCTCCGCATACAAACTCTCAATCTTCACCATTTCATGCTTCAGAAACAGAAAATACGGGGCAGCCAATTGGGCGTTTTCCCCAGTTAAGTTCAGGTCAGCAGTATCCTGCGGCAGATGATAGATCTGGTCCTGCACCCATGCTGCAGCAGCCTCAGCAAGGCAGCTCTGCAACTGTGTTCAAGAATGTATGGACAAACATATCAGCACAACGTTTAGCTGGTATGCAAGCTAACAAGATTACACCTAATATCCTCCAGTCTATGATGTTTCCAAATAATGCTGCAGCTTCCAATTTATGGAGCTCTCAGAAGGCAGACGATCAAGGGCATAAAACAGCGACTCCGTCAGATATTGCGACAAGTTCAGCGAACTCGCAGAACCAAGATTCAAAACAAGCTGTTGATAGTGATTCAGGGTTAGCATCTTCTCAGAAGGCAAACTTTGAGTCGACTGGAGCTACTGTATCCGGAGGCAATGAATCTTTGCAGAAGCCTTCTTTGGATGGGAATTTCGTCAATACTGTTTCATCCTTAGCGCAGTTGCGTCAGCAAGGCATCATGGGCGCTAAACATGGGGAGAACCCAGGAGCAAATTTTCAGGCCATGAATGCTTCCCACAGTAGCTCTAATAGTAGTGGTGGCATTGTGCTACATGGAAGCCCAGCTCCTTCAAACATTCAGCAGCAAAATTATTCTCTTTTGCATCAAATGCAAGCCTTGAGGCATACGGATATTGATCCAGGCAGTTCAATTGGAAAGACAATAAGACCTGATGTTGGTTCTGATGCTTCGCAGATTGACTGGAAGTCTGGTCAAAGGTTTGCTCATGTAGCCAATAACTCAACCAAATCGTCTGTGGATAACATTGGAAGCCCTGGTGTCCCGGGGTCATTCCCTTCAGACATGAAAATGCTGAGTTTTGCTTCAAGGAGTGAGGAGAGAAATCCTAATATACCTTCTCAGCTTCCTTCTGGAGAGCGTCCAAATCATGGTTTGGTTACTGCACAGAATGATAATCAAAATCAAGTTCAGCCTATGTGCACAAGTGCAGCATCAAATTCTGTTGAAAGAAGTGAGAGACCAAGGATAAACCCTCAAATGGCACCTTCTTGGTTTGGACATTATGGAAACTACAGAAATGGTCAGAGTGTTGCTATGCTCAATGCGCAGAAGACCACAGCTTTGCCATATAATTTTCCAAAAGCTTCTTGGAATAACGACAATAATAACTCTGCTGAAAACAGAGTTGAATCTGTCCTATCTGTTAGGCCTGGGCATCACCTCCCATCAACAAAAATGGACGCCTTGGTTCCTTCCAATGTAAAAGTATCTTCAATGATGAGAAGGCCTAAGAAGCGTAAAGCTATGGAGTCCGCGCTTGTTTCTTGGCATAAAATAATTGAGAGTCCACAAAAATTGAGGAACATCAG CACATCTGAGATGGAGTGGGCTTGGGCAGCTAATAGGTTGATTGAGAAG GATGATGCAGAAACTCCAGATGATGCTCCTCTAAATTATTTACCGCGGAAGAGGCTAATTTTGACAACCCAGTTGATTCAGCAACTTCTCCCTGCTATACCATCAGCCATTCTCAGAGCACAAGCTGTATCCGCTTTCGAAAGTGCGACATACACTCTATCAATGTCGACACTAAGGGATGCATGCAGCATggcggcatcatcatcatttaACTCTTCCTCTCCCGTGGACGATGAAAATAA CCCGTCTGAACAAACAACGAGTGCCAAGAAAATGGAAGGCAAAGTGTCAAAGGCCGTGGAAGTCTTTGTTGGAAGAATCCGGAAGATGGAAAATGACTTTGTAAG CTTGAACAAGAGGGCTTCGATGCTAGATGTGCAATTGGAGTGCCAAGATTTGGAGAGAATTTCTATTGTAAATCGTTTGGGaagatttcatggccgaaaccATGCAGCAGCAGTTGAGGGGTCATCAGGTTCAGAAATGACTCGTAGAATTTTTCCTGAAAGACATGTTATGTCTTTTGCAGTTCCTGGGAATCTTCCTGAAGGGGTGTACTGTTTGTCACTCTAG